The following coding sequences lie in one Spea bombifrons isolate aSpeBom1 chromosome 5, aSpeBom1.2.pri, whole genome shotgun sequence genomic window:
- the TMEM74 gene encoding transmembrane protein 74, giving the protein MELLHVTEKTQRLDECNNVDWDYSASNNNDAKILCYENHLLASASSPDQYESIPLGPSLEAPDLTSLHKGRKKICCVEELETSFTYIDENVNIEVVTHPPLSKTSHGHVHHNSDREIQPEGLHEASIISDDDAVSEASGKSVDYGFISAVTFLITGILLVIISYLVPRDVKSDPNSTTAREMEQLERKNAVIGAHLDKCVIAGLCFLTLGGVVLSILLMISMWKGELYRRKTLAAKESAKLYGSINFNQMKSGGNENVLVQEDTVDIVN; this is encoded by the coding sequence ATGGAGCTGCTACATGTAACTGAGAAGACACAGAGGCTTGATGAGTGCAACAATGTGGACTGGGATTATAGTGCTTCAAATAACAATGATGCAAAGATTCTTTGTTATGAAAATCACTTGTTGGCCTCTGCAAGTTCACCAGATCAATATGAATCCATACCACTGGGACCATCATTGGAAGCACCAGATCTTACATCTTTACacaaaggaagaaagaagatatgcTGTGTTGAAGAACTTGAGACTTCTTTTACATACATTGATGAAAATGTCAACATCGAAGTTGTGACCCATCCTCCTCTAAGCAAGACAAGCCATGGACATGTGCATCACAACTCAGATAGAGAAATTCAACCGGAGGGACTACATGAAGCTTCGATAATATCCGATGACGATGCTGTGTCTGAAGCTTCTGGAAAGTCTGTAGACTATGGTTTCATCAGTGCCGTTACATTCCTAATTACTGGAATTTTACTAGTAATCATTTCATACCTGGTCCCCCGGGACGTTAAATCTGATCCGAACTCTACCACAGCTAGGGAAATGGAGCAATTAGAGAGAAAGAATGCTGTCATAGGCGCCCACTTGGATAAATGTGTGATAGCAGGGCTATGTTTTTTAACTCTTGGTGGAGTAGTTTTGTCAATTCTACTAATGATATCAATGTGGAAAGGTGAATTATACAGGAGAAAAACACTTGCAGCTAAAGAATCTGCAAAATTATATGGGTCCATCAATTTTAACCAAATGAAATCTGGCGGAAATGAAAATGTGTTAGTGCAAGAGGATACAGTCGATATTGTTaactaa